TCGATATAATCAAAGTGACTCGATTCACGAAAAAAATAGGTTTTGTTTGTGGTTAACGCATCAATAAGCATGATGGTTTCTGGGCTATTATCAGCCAAGGCGTAATCTATGTACTTGCTTAAGGTCGCCATGTTATTGACTTTTTGGCGTTTACGCAAACGGGACTCAATCAAGGAACGCTTATGGGACGGTAACTGAATGCCTACCGCCGCATCAATAAATTCAGCAACACGCTGATGATCTTTGGGGGTTAGATTATCTGATTGAACCATGCTGCTGCTCATTGTGCCCACTTGTTGCTTATTGATGCTTATTGTTGTTGTGTGTAAAAAAGCGAGATTAACCCTTAACCATTGTCGCTTTTCATGGGCGTACCGGTCATTTCTTTTAACTCTGCGAGATCGTCCCCGTTAAAGACATTGGCGAGATGCAACAAGATGATCATGTCTTCTTCCTGTCGTATGATGCCTTTAATGAATTTAGTTTTGATGCGTGCCCCTAAACTTGGCGCTGGCTGAATTTGATCAGCAGTCAGTTCAAGTACTTCCTGAACACTGTCAGCGAGTAAACCAATAAAGGCTTCTTCACCTTCAATCATAATGTCCACAATAATAATGCAACTGTTTACCGTGGGGGTGGTGATGGTTAAGCCAAAGTAGTCTCTAAGATCAATGACTGGCACGACTTTGCCGCGCAAGTTAATGACCCCCAACATATACGACGGGGTACGGGGTACCGGCGTGACACGCCGGTACTCCAATACTTCTTGTATGTGTTGGATCTCAGTACTGAACCACTCGTTGTCCAAAACAAAAGTTAATATTTGCAAGTTAGGGTCCTGCTGCTGAGTGTTTGGTGAAACTTGTGTCGTCATAAGGTGGGCTCCTTAATATTTGACAAAGTCGTCATCGTCGTCCAAATCTATGTCAACGCCTTTGGATGAAGAGGCTCTTTTCTCAACGCTTTTAACTGTTCCGCCATGTTTGACTTTACTGTTAACCCTATTTCCCTTGTTTGGTGTTTTAGGGATTTTCTTGCCATGGTTTTTAGAGTCGGAGCCATCAACCACAAAGAATTCCATAGTGCTGTTCATTTGCTCTGCTTGAGCGGACAACTCTTCCGATGTTGCGGCCATTTCTTCAGCCGCGGCGGCCGATTGTTGTACCACTTGATCAAGCTGTTGAATCGCTTTGGTAATCTCACTAGCGCCTTTATCTTGTTCGATCGACGCCGCGCTGATCTCTTGGATAAGGTCAGATGTTTTGTGAATGTTTGGAACCAGTTCATTCAGCATTTTTCCGGCTTGTTCAGAAATTGACAAGCTGCTGCTGGACAGTTCGACGATTTCAGCCGCTGCATTTTGGCTTCGTTCCGCCAATTTGCGCACTTCGGCGGCGACCACGGTAAAGCCACGGCCGTGTTCGCCAGCCCGTGCAGCTTCGATTGCGGCGTTAAGTGCGAGCAAGTTCGTTTGGCGGGCAATTTCTTCAATGATATTGATTTTTTCAGCAATGTTTTTCATTGCGACAACCGATTGAGTAACCGCACCGCCGGTTTTTTCAGCATCTACGGCCGCTTGACGGGCAATTTGCTCTGTCTGGCGAGCATTGTTTGCACTGTGAGCAATGTTAGAAGACATCTCTTCCATTGCGGACGAAATCTCTTCCAGAGACGCGGCTTGTTCCGTAGAACCTTGAGCAATCTGTTGCCCAGTACTGGACAGTTCGATACTGCCAGTCGTGACATTGTCTGATGCTTCTTTGATTTCAGACACCACATCGCGCAGCTTCGCGTTCATGTTACGAAGCACGCCGTAAATGTCTTTGTCGTCCATTTTGGTGTCGAATTCGATATTCAAATCACCTTCGCCAATTCGCGTTGCGATACGTGCGACTAGATTGATACGTTTGACAATAATAGTGGCGATGAGTAAGGCAATTAATAGCGATGCCGCCAACATACCGAGCAGCAAAGTACGAGTGCTGACAAATAAGGCTCCAGCTTCGGTTACCAGTGTTGCCATCATGGATTCAGCCGTATCAACCAATATGACAGATTGATCTGAGATCGCCAATTGCAAAGGGCTAGCTTGGTTGTTTGTCATGTCTAGGGCGCGGCTGTTGCCATTCTCTAGGCTGAGTATCATGACTTGTGACGAGACAGTGTAATAGCTTTCGAGATCTGTTTTAAATTGTTCTAGCCGTGTTTTGTCAAACGAGGTATTGCCCAAGGTACTGAATGCCTGGTTAATATCGAGTTTGATTTTAGTCAGCGTATCGCTGTACTGAGCCATTAACGTCGCATCAGTGGTCACAATAAAGTCACGTAAGAGCGTCTGGAAAGCTTGTGTTTTGCGCTGTAAATTGGTCAAGGCGTGTATTTGGTTAGTCGTATCGTTTTGATCAACTATGTTGTCGAAACGAGCCGCGCTTTGGCTGCTTTGCAGTAAAGCGTTGTCCATTCCAACGGTGACAGTATCAAACATTTTGGCAAAAAGTGGACGTTGTTGTTCATCAAACAAGGCTCTGGCGCGAACATTTGAGTTTAATAGCGCCAAGGTGCTGATCTGATCCAAAACGCTGATGTAGCTATTGGTGGTGTCTTGTAGCGTTTTAACGGCGTCTATTTCACTGTCACTGATGATTTCTTGGTAGCGCTTGATACGCCCCACAAGTTCTGTCCCGCGCTCATCCATGCGCGTTTTAATGGTGACCATCTCCGCTCTTTCTGAGGTCAGAATCATACTGCGGATCATTCCATCTAGCGCTAACCCATCTTGACGAATACGCGCGGCTAAACGTACTTTTTCGGCAGGGCGATCGACGATACGAGTGAGGCTGTCGTAAATGTTGGTGGCTGATTTAATGCCTTCGTAGCTAGAAACCCCTATTAGCAGGATCATTAAGGCAAATCCAACAATAAGCAGATTTTTCATGGTGACGCGATTTATAAACATGTGATTTACCTATGTCAGTGTTGATTGTGGCGTTTGAGTTCTTCAGCCAGTTCCATTACATCTAATATCATTGCAACACCACCGTCACCGGTTATGGTTGCACCCATTATGCCAACCGAGTTTTGGTAAATTTTACCAAGGCTCTTTATGACGGTTTGCTGTTGTCCAATTACTTCGTCGATGATAATGCCAAACTTTCCGTCACCGACATTGGTAACTACCGTCTGTTCAATCATGATTTTCTCTGAAGGTATACCAAAATATTCCCGCAAGCGAACGCAAGGGAAGTGCTGTCCACGTTGCTGCAGCAATAACGTGCCATTCTCCTGAGTCGGAGTGTTACCGTTCGTTTCGATACACTCTTCAACTATGGACAATGGAAGGATGAATTTTTCTTCTCCAACCCTGATCATTAGTCCTTCAATAATGGCCAATGTCATCGGTAAAAAAATTCGAATTTGTGTGCCTTTGCCGCGCACGCTGTCGATGCGAATACGACCGCGCAGTTCATCAATAAAATTACGCACGACATCCATGCCTACGCCACGACCAGATACACCTGAAATGGTGTCAGCGGTCGAGAAGCCTGCTTCAAATATCAGCTGATGCAGCTTTTCTTCAGACAAATCGTGATCGGCAGGGATCAATCCCTTTTGGATGGCTTTTTGTTCAATGCGTGTGGTGTTGAGTCCAGCACCGTCGTCACTGATGGTAATTAAGATTTGGCCTTCACTGTGCGACGCCGACAGCATGATCGTACCCCGAGCCGATTTACCATTGGCCAGTCTGTCTGCAGTCGATTCAATGCCATGGTCCATGCTGTTGCGTAACAAATGAATAAGAGGGTCCCCGAGCTTGTCGAGCACCATTTTATCTAATTCTGTGTCTGCGCCTGAGGTTTCCAGTACCACCTCTTTGTTTAACTCTTTGTTCAGGTCGCGAATAAGGCGTTTGTAACGGGCAAACGTGGTTCCGATTGGCAGCATTCGAATATCAAATGCGGTATCACGCAAATCGGTGCTTAAGCGATTCATTTCTTCTGTGACGGTTAACAAGTCTTCATGGCCGATGTCGCTGGCCAGCTGTTCCAGCCTTACCTGAGCAGTAACCAATTCGCCGACCAAATTCATTAAAATATCCAATTTATTAACGGGGATTTTAATGCTTTGCTCTTCGCTATGTGTTTTGCTGCGTGGCGTATTACTGGAGCCGGCATTACTGGTATTTATATTGGCAAGACTGGCTTCTTTGACGGTCGCCAAGGCTTGACTAATGGCTTGAATCGCGCCAGACGAGGTCGGCTTTTGTTCTATGGCCATTTCGGTTTCAATCTCAGCGTCGTCAGTGCGAGCGTCTGGCGTATCAATAATGCTGTGGTTCGCCGTGTTGTTCTGCGCCGTGATGTCAATCTGCCAGTCGTCTACGACGAAGATGAAGACATCTTCTATGCTCATGAGATTGACGTCGGTGTCGAGTTGGATGCTAAGCTCGACATAACACAGCGTCACGTCAATAATGTCATTATTGACGTGGGTGTTGAGTGTTGTCTTGACGTCAATGTCACCCAAAGAGGCGAGCTCTTTGAGGATGGGCATAATATCAAAGCCTTCTTGAAAGGTTTTCGAAGCGGGTTTGATCTGTATAAGCCAGCGTTTTTTATCCGACTCGGTGTCATCTTCGCCTTGAGCTGTAATGCTTGTGGCGTTATCACCTGTTGTCGCGGTTTGAGCGTCGTTTGTTGTTTCATCTTGTTGAAGGTATTGACGTAACTCATTGGTTAAAAATTCACTGCGACTGGCTTGTTCTTTACTTGGCGTAACGTCTTCCAATAGGCCTAGAATATGGTCTTGGCAGCTTAATATTAAGCTGATCAAATCGGAGTTTAAGATTAGGCTGCCGGCTCGGACCTGCTCGAATAAAGACTCAAGATTGTGAGTGAAGCTCGATAAATGATCAAAGCCCACCATGCCCGCCGAACCTTTAATGGTGTGCATCGCACGAAAAGCCACATTAATGTGCTGTTGGTCGGTTGGGTTATCTTCCAAAATTAACAGCGCACCTTCTAAATTTTGGATGTGTTCGAAGGCTTCTTCGCGAAAAACCGTTAATAAATCATTCATATTGTCATCTGCTTAGGCGATTCTGCCTGTGGCAACGCACTTTCAAAGATCGTGTCGGCACCAAACAGAGACAGTTGCTGTCTCAAGGCTGTATCCACATTGATGAATTCAAGTGATTTTGCAGACAAGGTCGCCGCATGACGAATAAGCATTAATAGTTGGCAACCGCAGGAATCAATTTCACTAAGGTCAGCTAAATCCATAGACCAAGCGTCGCCTCGAGTGGCTATGTCGCTTAGCACGTCCGGCAACTCGCTTACTTCGTAGATGGTGAGGGTAGTAGGGGCTTTCCAGTGACACATTTCGGACATACTTTTCTCCATTCCCCTTAAGTAATTGATTAATTAAGCTAATTTTGAAATGGCGGACAGCAAAACATCGGGACGGAAGGGTTTAACTAACCATGCTTTGGCACCAGCGGCTTTGCCTTTTTCTTTCATAGAAGCATCTGATTCGGTTGTCAGCATCAGGACAGGAGTGAATTTGTGTGCAGGGTCTTTTTTAAGCTCTGTGACAAAGGTGATACCGTCCATAACCGGCATATTGACGTCGCTGATAATTAAGTTAACACGCTGTCCTTTGAGTTTTCTCAGGCCATCAGCGCCATCTACCGCTTCGATTACGGTGTTGCCGCTGGCTTTGAGTGTCATACTGACAACTTGGCGAACAGAGGCGGAATCGTCGACAATTAGGATGGTTTTAGACATTAGAAAAAGGATCCTCAACAAGGTAATGGTATTTAAAGATAGGTAAGTTTGTTTAAGATGTCCATTAAACGCAGGAAATCTAATATTTGCCGTATTGAATCACAAAAGGCGTAATCTGACGCATACCATTGTGTTTATTTTTGTAATAGATTTAACGGGTCGACTCTGTGCGTCGTGTGCCTGTCTCGAGGCGAGTTGCACCTCGTGTATTACATAGGCTCAAACACCGACCCTAGGCTTGGAACAAACAGTTTATTGTACATACGACTGGCGTAATCGTCCGTCATTGACGCCATATAGTCGCAAATAATACGGAGGCCATTTTCATCTGTGTCTTGGCTTTTTTGCCATTCGATTGCGATCTCACGAGGTAACAAACGGGCGGGGTCTGCACTGTATGCTTCGAACATTTCCAGTAACATTTGTTGGCCTTTGTAAACCAGCATTTGCACTTCTGGTCGTTGGATGATGTGTTGCATTTCAAATTGCTTTAACAATGACAATGCTTGACGCTGCCCCTCAGGTAAGCCGACTTGAAAGCGCAGTAATGGGTGGTCAAACTGCGACTTTTCTATGACCTGGCAAGAGGTAATAAACCAGCTGACTAAACTCCCAATCGCTTCTTTTCGTAAATGACTTTGTCGACTAAAAAGCTGGCTGCGTAAATCATTTAGGTTGTCAGTGAAATAAGGAGACGCCAGTGCCGCGAGTTTAGGTTCTAAATGTTCGAGCCACATGTCTTTGGTGACCATGCCCAACACGATTGCGTCTTCTAAATCGTGCACGCCATAAGCAATGTCGTCGGCCAGGTCCATGATGCTGGTGTCAAAACTAGCGTGTTTGGCTTTTGCATGTTGGGTTTTAGGGCGTTTGTTATCAAAAAAACTGTTTGTTTCTGCCTCGTTAACCTCGTGCAATAAAGCCCGGTCTGTGGCGTTAAAAGGTTCAGTAATCCATTGTAATAAATCGTGCTCGTCTTGATAAACGCATTTTGGTGGAGACCAGTCAGAGGCTTTGAACTGACGAAAATTTTCCAGCTTAGAAGGGTAAGTACCCACCACATTCGCGTGTAATACGGGGTATTTTAATGTCCCTAAAAGGGTCCGGCGGGTCACGTCCATGCCATAAATTGGTGAATAGGAGCCGCGTTTGCCCAAAATTCGCAATGTTTGGGCGTTACCTTCAAAGCCCCCATCGGATTGCATCATGTAATTTAGGGCGACTTCTCCCCCATGCCCAAAAGGGGGATGCCCAATGTCGTGGCTTAGGCATATGGTTTCTATGAGCGTGTCGTCGGCGAGCCAAGGGTGAAAGGCGGCCTCGGGGGCGGTGCTGTGTTTGAGCTGGTGAACAAGGCCTTTGCCAATTTGGGCCACTTCTAAAGAATGCGTGAGTCGGGTTCGGCTGTAGTCATTTTGTCGAATAGCAAGGATCTGTGTTTTGGATTGTAGGCGACGAAACGCGGCACTGTGGATGATGCGAGCGCGATCACGTTGATAAGGCGTGCGGTAATCGTTGTGACGAGATGTCTGGTGACCGGATTGTCTTTCATGCCAAGGTAACATTTCGTCGTGTGTGTGGTTCATGCTCTTAATCCGTAGAGTGAATAATTCTGAGTCTTTCATGAAAACACGATCTAGGTCAATGCTGGCACAGAAGGCCTTGGGCATAATGCGCTTTAATATAAGGAATCTTTATGCTAAACACACAACATCTCCTCACATTTCAGGTTTTGGTTGAAACGGGCAGTTTTACGAAAACCGCAAAACAACTTGGACTGACGCAGCCGGCGGTGAGTCAACATATCCAAAAATTAGAGCGTGGCTTGGGTGAGCCGTTATTCGTTCGACATGGTCGTACGACGGCGATTACGCTAGCCGGTGAAGTGCTTCTTAAGCACATTCAAGAGCTTGAAATATGCTATGACGGTTTTAAAAATTCTTGGCAATCGTTTCTTGCCGCCAATACGAATACAAATTTCAACGCCAATATTGGCACGAATGTCAGTAAGAACATTGACATAAACAAGAATAACCATTTCACCGCCACCAAAAACGGCTGACCCGTGGGGAGCCGTTTTCTGGGTACTTCCTAAGCGCATGTGCGGGTTAGGGTGTTTATGGTTGCGCCGTTGGGATCAGATTGCCAACGTGTAAACCACACTCTTTATTGTCCGACTCTTCCCACCACCAGCGGCCTTCGCGTTCGTGTTGATTCGGTAGAATAGGGCGAGTACATGGCTCACAACCAATGCTGGTAAACCCCTTTGCGTGCAGTTCATTGTACGGCACATCAAACATCTTAATGTAATTCCACACATCCTCAGAAGACCAGTTTGCCAGCGGGTTAAACTTGAACAAGGTTTTTTCGTCGTGGCTGAATGCGCTGTCTTTTTCAGCGAACGCTAAGACATTTCGTGTTCCAGGGCTTTGGTCTTTGCGTTGTCCTGTGATCCAAGCGTCGAGGGTGGCGAGTTTGCGCTTGAGCGGCTGAACTTTGCGAATGCCACAGCACTCTTTATGCCCCTCTTCAAAAAAGCTAAATAAGCCTTTGTGCCGTGTAAACGTTTCTAGGGCCTCTCGGTCCGGTGAAAGAATGTCGATATTGATATTATAGTGCTGGCGAACCTGCTCCATAAAACGGTAAGTTTCTGGGTGTAGGCGCCCGGTATCAAGAGAGAAAACAGCGACATTTTTGTTGGCTTTTACCGCCATGTCGATCAAGACAACGTCTTCTGCGCCACTGAACGAAATGGCAATATTATCGAAAGATTTCATCGCGTTGTGGAGGATTTTTTGGGCTTCGTCTTGGTTGTTGTTGGCAATAAAAGACGCTAAATTAAAGGCTGACATAAGAGGCGTTACCAGAATTTTGGTGAGTTTGTTGGTACTTTACCAATTCGTGATGGCGAAGCAAAAGACGAAAGCACGCTATCCTTATAATGGATCTTTGAAAAGATCCCAAAGCGCACGATTTGTAAGCTTGATGGACAAGATAAAAGCGCGCTAATATCAGCGTATGTGACGAGCAAGCGTTTGATAAAGACCATATAAAATACCAGCGGTTACACCCCAAATACGAATGTCTTCGTACTCGATTTCGAAGTAACCGCGTGACACAGTATCGAGTGTCTTTTTTCTAAAACGATAATTTTGTGGTGTCAGTAAATGCCTTAAAGGGACCCAATGAACGGATTTTACCTCGTCTTCACACAGGCTCAGTTCGCTGCGTCGGGTCATTTCGGCCACTATAGGTTTAATGCAATAGCCTGAAATAGTGCAGTATTCGCCCAATTCGCCCAGTAGATCGAAGCAGTCTGGTGAGAGTCCGACTTCTTCCAGTGTTTCGCGTAAGGCCGTGTACTGTATGCTGGCGTCATTGGGGTCATGTTTGCCGCCAGGAAAGGCAATTTGGCCAGGGTGATTGCGCATGTGTAAAGCGCGCTGAGTCAGCAACACATACAGTTCATCGTTAGTCGGCTCGCGCCAAATAGGGATCAATACCGCGGCAGACCGATACGTTAAATCATACCCGCTGGGAAACATTTCTTCGTCAGGGTTATGAATTTGTTGCGCATAAGGGGTGCTGTCTAATGCGGCGCGAATATCATCCAAACTCAAATTAATCGGAGGAGCACTTAAAAACTGCTCTATGTCAGACATGGTACGGCCTATTTCAAAAAGTCTTGTTCAAGAGTATGGGTTAACTTGCCTACCTTGGTAAAGGTTTCTTGGTATTCTTCTTGCCATTTTGAATCGGCAACTAAGCCGCCACCTGCCCAGCAGTGTAGCTTTCCGCGGTCGGCCACCAGCGTTCGAATGGTGATGCTGGAATCCATTTGGCCATTTGCGCTGAAATAGACAACAGAACCACAATACGCTGAACGCTGATGAGGTTCTAACTCGTCGATGATTTGCATCGCGCGAATTTTAGGCGCGCCCGTAATGGACCCACCAGGAAAGCTTTGGTGAAAGACTTTAATGGCATGTTCAGCCTGATCGATACGACCTTCAACGGTAGACACCAAATGATGAACATTGGCGTAACTTTCTAATGCAAACAGTTTGGGCACGTTAATGCTGCCCGTTAAGCAGGTACGCCCTAAGTCGTTACGCAGTAAGTCAACAATCATAAGATTTTCGGCGCGGTCTTTAGTGGACGCGAGCAGCCAATCGGCGTTGGCTTTGTCTTCTTCTGGCGTTGCGCCACGTGCCACTGTGCCTTTTATCGGTTTGGATTCCACTCGACCTTGGTCGCACAATAAAAAGCGCTCTGGGGAATGGCTGAGCAAGCTTTGTTCTGCGGAAAGTTGTAAGTACGCCGAAAAGGGCGTTGGACAGGCGTGGCGTAATGCTTGATATGCGGTAAAGGTATCGCCTTCGTAGGTGCTTGAAAAGCGCTGTGCTAAGTTTACCTGATAGCAATCGCCAGACTGGATGTACGCTTGTACCGCCGCGAATTTTTCGGCGTAGTCGGTGGCGCTCATGTTAGAAATAAACGGTGAGGTCAGGGCAAACGCTTGAGTGTGATGCAAACTGTGCTTCACCAAGACATCGTCACAGGCGCTGGTAAAACGGTTTATTAGGTCAGCGGCCGTTTCGGCATCACACCAAGGCGACAAAATCAATTGCGTTGTTTTGGTGTGATGTTTGGTTACTACCGCCCACGAATACAGCCCAATGTTCAAGGTGTCGAGGGCGATGTCGTGTTCTACTGTATCGGGCAAGTGCTCGACAAAGTGACCACTTTCATAGCCATAATAGCCTAATAAACCGCCGATAAACGGTCGCTCTTTAGGGGCATTTTTTGCCCATGGCTCTTGGCAAATAAAAGTCATTAGCTCATTTAACAACGTCATCGGGTTGTCGGTTTTGCTTAATGAATACAGAGGTTTGGTCAACCAAGTAATGGGGTCGCCTTCCTTCTTGGTGTGAATCCGTGCCAGCGGCCCGGCAACCAAAATGTCATGCTGGGTGTCTGGAAAATGCGCGTGGTTGCTGTCCAATAACGCCGGATAAGGCAAGTCGCGAACAGCAGAAAAAAAAGACAACAACGATGCCTGATAAGGAAGATGGATGTATTCGACTTCTGACATTTTGGCTCAATACCTAGTAATATAGGGTCGTTTGGCTTATTTTCGATTGACGTAGTTTGTAACGACATCGACATTGTAAAAAAGCGTTACATTGTAATCTTTTAACTGATCGGCTCACAGGGTATTTACCGGTGTCTAATGTATTTTTTCTTTCTTTACCCAATGCGGACATTGCGTACCGTCTATATGAAAACCCTTTAGCAAAAACCGACCGTACGTGCTTGCTGTTGCATGGGGCTGGTGTTGCGGGGGACATTACCTATGAGCCGATGTTGCCGCATTTAACGCAATGGCGATGGATGTTGGTGCCTGATTTAAAAGGCATGGGGGCGTCGTTTCATCAGCATGGTCGTGAAGCTGCGGTGAGTATTGCCGAATTAACTGACGAAGTAGCGGCTCTGGTGGCGCATATTGACTGGCACGATTTTGATGTGATAGCTTATTCTTTGGGCGGCTTGGTGGCGCTGAACCTGAATCATCGGCGGTGTTTGCAAGGCCAAAAAAGCCTAAAAATGGCGTTGCTCGAACCCGCCTCTTTGGATCGGGAAGATCTGTCATTGCTGAAGGATGTGCGCCAAAAATACCGTTATGCTTCCGGGTTGATACGTGACACGGGCGACGTTGAGCTGGGGGTGGCGAGCTTTATGGATGGCGTGTCTCCCAATCGTCGCAAGCACCCTGTTGCCGAAGCTACCACGCAATCGCGCTTGGCGCATCGGCCGTTTGGCTTCGCCTACGCATTGGATGCCGTGACGGACTTTGTCGAAACAATGAGCGCGCAACCGCTGTTGCGCGAGTCGATGATCGCCTCGTCAGAGCAGGTGTTTTTATTCTCGGGTGAGCTAAGCCACGAAGCATTGAAACAGCATTATGAACTATTGAGCCAACAAAACACCGCGTGGCAACACACAAGTCTGAGCGCATGTGATCACTCTTTACCGTTTCAAAAACCTCGGCAAATCGCCAATCATATTAACAAATGGTTCGCGATGGTTTAGTGTTAAGCACGATAAAGTAGGAACGCAGCAAGCAGTAAGGTAACAAACAGCAATACGACAAACAGCAATACGACAAACAAGGAGGTTTGTGTATGACCCACCAGCAGGGGTTCTCCCTCATTGAGTTGATGTGCGTGCTCGCGATTATGAGCCTTTTAGCAGCCCTTGGTTCGGCGCATTTTTTGCGTGTTAGCCAACACACCCAAGATAAAAACACCCTCATTCTAGGTCGTCAATATTTAGCCGATGCATTAACACAAGCCCGTCAGCTGGCGGTGGTTAGTGGAAAAACGAGTTTCTTGTGTGGTGGTTTGGTCTGTGATGGTCGTTGGTCGTCGGGGTTTACTTTGTATCAAACCGACTCGGTTCAAGGGCGTCGTGTGGTTCAAGAGCATGTGTATGAGGCGCTGTTGCAGGTGGTTTGGCAAGGCTTTCCGACACAAAAAACACAGATTGAATTTCAGAGTAATGGCTTGTCAGGTTATCAAAATGGCACTTTTGCGTTTTGTTTGGGAGCATGGCAGGCGGATTTAATTTTGAATCAAAGCGGACGTTTTTACACCACGGACCTGCAAAAAAAAGCCACAGGAGCGTGTCAATGATACGCTTTAATAGGCTTTACACGCTTCGCCCG
The sequence above is a segment of the Marinomonas sp. IMCC 4694 genome. Coding sequences within it:
- a CDS encoding phosphoadenylyl-sulfate reductase encodes the protein MSAFNLASFIANNNQDEAQKILHNAMKSFDNIAISFSGAEDVVLIDMAVKANKNVAVFSLDTGRLHPETYRFMEQVRQHYNINIDILSPDREALETFTRHKGLFSFFEEGHKECCGIRKVQPLKRKLATLDAWITGQRKDQSPGTRNVLAFAEKDSAFSHDEKTLFKFNPLANWSSEDVWNYIKMFDVPYNELHAKGFTSIGCEPCTRPILPNQHEREGRWWWEESDNKECGLHVGNLIPTAQP
- a CDS encoding lipid asymmetry maintenance protein MlaB; translation: MSEMCHWKAPTTLTIYEVSELPDVLSDIATRGDAWSMDLADLSEIDSCGCQLLMLIRHAATLSAKSLEFINVDTALRQQLSLFGADTIFESALPQAESPKQMTI
- a CDS encoding LysR family transcriptional regulator, translating into MLNTQHLLTFQVLVETGSFTKTAKQLGLTQPAVSQHIQKLERGLGEPLFVRHGRTTAITLAGEVLLKHIQELEICYDGFKNSWQSFLAANTNTNFNANIGTNVSKNIDINKNNHFTATKNG
- a CDS encoding anti-phage deoxyguanosine triphosphatase, which gives rise to MNHTHDEMLPWHERQSGHQTSRHNDYRTPYQRDRARIIHSAAFRRLQSKTQILAIRQNDYSRTRLTHSLEVAQIGKGLVHQLKHSTAPEAAFHPWLADDTLIETICLSHDIGHPPFGHGGEVALNYMMQSDGGFEGNAQTLRILGKRGSYSPIYGMDVTRRTLLGTLKYPVLHANVVGTYPSKLENFRQFKASDWSPPKCVYQDEHDLLQWITEPFNATDRALLHEVNEAETNSFFDNKRPKTQHAKAKHASFDTSIMDLADDIAYGVHDLEDAIVLGMVTKDMWLEHLEPKLAALASPYFTDNLNDLRSQLFSRQSHLRKEAIGSLVSWFITSCQVIEKSQFDHPLLRFQVGLPEGQRQALSLLKQFEMQHIIQRPEVQMLVYKGQQMLLEMFEAYSADPARLLPREIAIEWQKSQDTDENGLRIICDYMASMTDDYASRMYNKLFVPSLGSVFEPM
- a CDS encoding methyl-accepting chemotaxis protein; this encodes MFINRVTMKNLLIVGFALMILLIGVSSYEGIKSATNIYDSLTRIVDRPAEKVRLAARIRQDGLALDGMIRSMILTSERAEMVTIKTRMDERGTELVGRIKRYQEIISDSEIDAVKTLQDTTNSYISVLDQISTLALLNSNVRARALFDEQQRPLFAKMFDTVTVGMDNALLQSSQSAARFDNIVDQNDTTNQIHALTNLQRKTQAFQTLLRDFIVTTDATLMAQYSDTLTKIKLDINQAFSTLGNTSFDKTRLEQFKTDLESYYTVSSQVMILSLENGNSRALDMTNNQASPLQLAISDQSVILVDTAESMMATLVTEAGALFVSTRTLLLGMLAASLLIALLIATIIVKRINLVARIATRIGEGDLNIEFDTKMDDKDIYGVLRNMNAKLRDVVSEIKEASDNVTTGSIELSSTGQQIAQGSTEQAASLEEISSAMEEMSSNIAHSANNARQTEQIARQAAVDAEKTGGAVTQSVVAMKNIAEKINIIEEIARQTNLLALNAAIEAARAGEHGRGFTVVAAEVRKLAERSQNAAAEIVELSSSSLSISEQAGKMLNELVPNIHKTSDLIQEISAASIEQDKGASEITKAIQQLDQVVQQSAAAAEEMAATSEELSAQAEQMNSTMEFFVVDGSDSKNHGKKIPKTPNKGNRVNSKVKHGGTVKSVEKRASSSKGVDIDLDDDDDFVKY
- a CDS encoding chemotaxis protein CheW, with translation MTTQVSPNTQQQDPNLQILTFVLDNEWFSTEIQHIQEVLEYRRVTPVPRTPSYMLGVINLRGKVVPVIDLRDYFGLTITTPTVNSCIIIVDIMIEGEEAFIGLLADSVQEVLELTADQIQPAPSLGARIKTKFIKGIIRQEEDMIILLHLANVFNGDDLAELKEMTGTPMKSDNG
- a CDS encoding NUDIX hydrolase, with the translated sequence MSDIEQFLSAPPINLSLDDIRAALDSTPYAQQIHNPDEEMFPSGYDLTYRSAAVLIPIWREPTNDELYVLLTQRALHMRNHPGQIAFPGGKHDPNDASIQYTALRETLEEVGLSPDCFDLLGELGEYCTISGYCIKPIVAEMTRRSELSLCEDEVKSVHWVPLRHLLTPQNYRFRKKTLDTVSRGYFEIEYEDIRIWGVTAGILYGLYQTLARHIR
- a CDS encoding response regulator codes for the protein MSKTILIVDDSASVRQVVSMTLKASGNTVIEAVDGADGLRKLKGQRVNLIISDVNMPVMDGITFVTELKKDPAHKFTPVLMLTTESDASMKEKGKAAGAKAWLVKPFRPDVLLSAISKLA
- a CDS encoding chemotaxis protein CheA, which gives rise to MNDLLTVFREEAFEHIQNLEGALLILEDNPTDQQHINVAFRAMHTIKGSAGMVGFDHLSSFTHNLESLFEQVRAGSLILNSDLISLILSCQDHILGLLEDVTPSKEQASRSEFLTNELRQYLQQDETTNDAQTATTGDNATSITAQGEDDTESDKKRWLIQIKPASKTFQEGFDIMPILKELASLGDIDVKTTLNTHVNNDIIDVTLCYVELSIQLDTDVNLMSIEDVFIFVVDDWQIDITAQNNTANHSIIDTPDARTDDAEIETEMAIEQKPTSSGAIQAISQALATVKEASLANINTSNAGSSNTPRSKTHSEEQSIKIPVNKLDILMNLVGELVTAQVRLEQLASDIGHEDLLTVTEEMNRLSTDLRDTAFDIRMLPIGTTFARYKRLIRDLNKELNKEVVLETSGADTELDKMVLDKLGDPLIHLLRNSMDHGIESTADRLANGKSARGTIMLSASHSEGQILITISDDGAGLNTTRIEQKAIQKGLIPADHDLSEEKLHQLIFEAGFSTADTISGVSGRGVGMDVVRNFIDELRGRIRIDSVRGKGTQIRIFLPMTLAIIEGLMIRVGEEKFILPLSIVEECIETNGNTPTQENGTLLLQQRGQHFPCVRLREYFGIPSEKIMIEQTVVTNVGDGKFGIIIDEVIGQQQTVIKSLGKIYQNSVGIMGATITGDGGVAMILDVMELAEELKRHNQH